The Nocardia higoensis genome has a segment encoding these proteins:
- the folE gene encoding GTP cyclohydrolase I FolE, which translates to MSANHDTAFDAVTGAEFDGANGVVPQPSLRAQETGRLFDQDRAEAAIRELLIAVGEDPDRPGLIDTPARVARAYREMFAGLYTEPDRVLDTTFDEGHQELVLVRDIPMYSTCEHHLVSFHGVAHVGYIPGPAGRVTGLSKLARVVDLYAKRPQVQERLTSQIADAVMRKLEPRGAIVVVEAEHLCMAMRGIRKPGASTTTSAVRGLLQTNAASRAEALDLILRK; encoded by the coding sequence TTGTCGGCCAACCATGACACGGCGTTCGACGCCGTGACCGGCGCGGAATTCGACGGCGCGAACGGCGTGGTGCCCCAGCCGAGCCTGCGCGCGCAAGAGACCGGTCGTCTCTTCGACCAGGACCGGGCGGAAGCGGCGATCCGCGAACTGCTGATCGCCGTCGGCGAAGATCCGGACCGTCCCGGCCTGATCGACACCCCGGCTCGGGTCGCTCGCGCCTACCGCGAAATGTTCGCCGGGTTGTACACCGAGCCCGACCGGGTGCTCGACACCACCTTCGACGAGGGACACCAGGAGCTGGTGCTGGTGCGCGACATTCCGATGTACTCGACCTGTGAGCATCACCTGGTGTCCTTCCACGGCGTCGCGCACGTCGGCTACATCCCCGGCCCGGCCGGGCGGGTGACCGGCCTGTCCAAGCTGGCCAGGGTGGTCGACCTCTACGCGAAGCGCCCGCAGGTGCAGGAACGGCTGACCAGCCAGATCGCCGACGCCGTCATGCGCAAGCTGGAACCGCGCGGCGCGATCGTCGTGGTGGAGGCCGAGCATCTGTGCATGGCGATGCGCGGTATCCGCAAGCCCGGCGCGAGCACCACCACCTCGGCGGTGCGCGGACTGCTGCAGACCAACGCTGCCTCGCGTGCCGAGGCACTCGATCTGATTCTGCGGAAGTGA
- the folP gene encoding dihydropteroate synthase produces MGVVNVTGDSFSDGGRYLDPDRAIAHGIELYAAGADIVDVGGESTRPGADRVDPVTEAARVTPVIRGLVAAGVPTSVDTMRAAVAEAALAAGVAVINDVSGGRADPDMVKVVADARVPWILMHWRAAADYRHAGPAEHYDDVVAEVRAELGAQVDLAVGAGVDPGRLILDPGLGFAKNAEHNWALLAALPEFVAAGLPVLIGASRKRFLGTLLADADGPRPPDGREVATATVSALAAQHGAWGVRVHDVRSSLDAIAVVDAWQRAAAAISSERPEGATR; encoded by the coding sequence ATGGGCGTGGTGAACGTGACCGGCGATTCCTTCTCCGACGGCGGGCGGTATCTGGACCCCGACCGCGCCATCGCGCACGGCATCGAGCTCTACGCCGCGGGCGCCGACATCGTCGACGTCGGCGGCGAGTCGACCCGGCCGGGCGCCGATCGCGTCGACCCGGTCACCGAGGCCGCCCGGGTGACCCCGGTGATCCGCGGCCTGGTCGCCGCGGGCGTGCCGACCAGTGTGGACACCATGCGCGCCGCGGTCGCCGAGGCCGCGTTGGCCGCCGGTGTCGCCGTGATCAACGATGTCTCCGGTGGCCGCGCCGACCCCGATATGGTGAAAGTCGTGGCGGACGCGCGGGTTCCATGGATCCTCATGCACTGGCGCGCGGCGGCCGACTACCGGCACGCGGGCCCCGCCGAGCACTACGACGACGTCGTCGCCGAGGTGCGCGCCGAACTCGGCGCCCAGGTCGATCTGGCGGTCGGGGCGGGAGTGGATCCCGGCAGGCTGATCCTCGACCCCGGTCTCGGCTTCGCCAAGAACGCCGAGCACAACTGGGCGTTGCTGGCCGCGCTTCCGGAGTTCGTCGCGGCAGGCCTGCCGGTGCTGATCGGCGCCTCGCGCAAACGGTTCCTGGGTACCCTGCTGGCCGACGCCGACGGACCGCGCCCACCCGACGGTCGCGAAGTCGCCACCGCGACGGTCTCCGCCCTCGCCGCCCAGCACGGCGCCTGGGGCGTCCGGGTGCACGACGTGCGCTCCTCGTTGGACGCGATCGCCGTCGTCGACGCCTGGCAGCGGGCAGCCGCGGCGATCTCGTCCGAGCGGCCGGAAGGAGCTACCCGATGA